Genomic DNA from Deltaproteobacteria bacterium:
CCTTCCTGGTCGACACCCATGATCGGATGCTTGGCCAAGCTGCGGGGAATTTCCGCTCCTATTGTTACGACGCCAACGGCGACGGCGATTGCGGCGATTAGCCGTTGCCGACACAGAGACGGAAGCGGCACACGACGGGTCCTTTACACGGCGCACCGCATAGAGTAGGTCATCCCACTGATGCGTGAGCGGTCGTCTGGCACGCCGTCAGGAAGGATATACTATGGGACGGTTTAATTGGACGGAGATCTTGCTGTTGTTGGCCGTGGCGTTGCTGCTCTTTGGGGCGAAACGGCTCCCGGAGATCGCAAAGTCGTTCGGCAGGAGCATTCAGGAATTCAAGAAGGGCTTCAGCGCCGCGCCGGACGAGAAAGACGACAAGAAACCGGATGCCCCGAATGGCAAACATCCCGACCCCCACTGACCCGGCGGTACCGCTCTCCGCGCACCTGAACATCCTCCGTCGCTTGCTGCTCCGCTGCCTGATCGTCGTGACGCTTGCCACTACGGCCGCGTTCGGACTCGCCCCGTACTTATTCCACTGGCTGCTGCGACCGGCCGCCGGATTACACGCGACCACGGCGGGCGCGCCTTCGGTCACGCTGCAGACGCTGGCCCCCGGCGAAACGTTTCGGATGAGCGTGCAGATCGCACTGATGGCCGGATTGATCGTCGTGTTGCCATATCTCTTCGCCGAGGCATGGCACTTCCTCCGTCCCGGCCTGCGGGCGCGAGAACGGCGATGGTTCGGCATCATTGTGGGGAGCGGGACGCTGCTGTTTTTCCTCGGCGCCGGATTTGCGTAC
This window encodes:
- a CDS encoding twin-arginine translocase TatA/TatE family subunit, which translates into the protein MGRFNWTEILLLLAVALLLFGAKRLPEIAKSFGRSIQEFKKGFSAAPDEKDDKKPDAPNGKHPDPH
- the tatC gene encoding twin-arginine translocase subunit TatC: MANIPTPTDPAVPLSAHLNILRRLLLRCLIVVTLATTAAFGLAPYLFHWLLRPAAGLHATTAGAPSVTLQTLAPGETFRMSVQIALMAGLIVVLPYLFAEAWHFLRPGLRARERRWFGIIVGSGTLLFFLGAGFAYAVVTPLVLRFFWQYSVHLGITPSWTVAHYIEFVLSNMGAFGLAFELPLVVAMLAAFGIVSAATLVRTRRYAIFLICVLSAFLTPPDAVSMALMAIPLLLLYEGSILLARCVAAKPDAAEDLPTPGQQK